Proteins encoded within one genomic window of Pseudobdellovibrionaceae bacterium:
- a CDS encoding ABC transporter ATP-binding protein, whose protein sequence is MGPVIEVQNLETTFPTKLGDFRAVRGVSYKIHQGETLGIVGESGCGKSVTSLSLMRLIEKPGRITRGAAILNGKNLFEMTEKGVEDVRGGEMAMIFQEPMTALNPVLTIGRQIDEQVLRHRKCSAKEARERSIEMLKLVGIPSPADRYNSYPHQLSGGMRQRAMIAMALSCDPKFLIADEPTTALDVTIQAQILELIQDVQSKFNMAVQFITHDLGVISEISDRIMVMYGGLTCEVADAQELFLNPKHPYTEALIAARPKLGQRTDKLRTIEGSVPAPHEIPKGCPFQNRCPRVKSDCAVAPPPLMEVKPGHSVACYHPL, encoded by the coding sequence TTGGGTCCGGTGATCGAGGTCCAAAATCTAGAGACGACATTTCCGACGAAGCTCGGGGACTTCCGCGCCGTGCGCGGGGTCTCGTACAAAATCCACCAAGGGGAAACCCTGGGGATCGTCGGCGAATCCGGTTGCGGGAAATCCGTAACCTCGTTGTCCTTGATGCGTTTGATTGAAAAGCCCGGCCGCATCACGCGCGGCGCCGCCATCTTGAATGGCAAAAATCTTTTTGAGATGACCGAAAAAGGCGTCGAGGACGTTCGTGGCGGCGAAATGGCCATGATCTTCCAAGAGCCCATGACCGCGCTGAACCCCGTTCTGACCATCGGTCGCCAAATCGACGAGCAGGTGCTGCGTCACCGCAAATGCTCGGCGAAGGAAGCGCGCGAGCGTTCCATCGAGATGCTGAAACTCGTCGGCATCCCCTCGCCCGCGGATCGTTATAACTCGTACCCGCACCAGCTGTCGGGCGGAATGCGCCAGCGCGCGATGATCGCCATGGCGCTCAGCTGCGATCCGAAGTTTCTGATCGCCGATGAGCCGACGACCGCGCTCGACGTCACCATCCAGGCGCAAATTCTAGAATTGATCCAGGACGTGCAGTCGAAATTCAACATGGCCGTGCAGTTCATCACGCACGATCTCGGCGTCATCTCGGAAATTTCAGATCGGATCATGGTCATGTACGGCGGACTCACCTGCGAGGTCGCGGATGCCCAAGAGCTGTTCCTGAATCCGAAGCACCCCTACACCGAAGCGCTGATCGCCGCGCGGCCGAAGCTGGGTCAGCGCACCGACAAGCTGCGCACGATCGAAGGCTCGGTGCCGGCACCGCATGAAATCCCCAAGGGCTGCCCGTTCCAAAACCGCTGCCCGCGGGTGAAGTCGGATTGCGCGGTGGCGCCCCCGCCGCTCATGGAAGTGAAACCCGGCCACTCGGTCGCTTGTTACCACCCGCTCTAG
- a CDS encoding murein L,D-transpeptidase catalytic domain family protein → MRNQSWALFFLMIFTLGLGHLPADAEAARNRRQTRIKKIPVPTPRPTRYAQLPRRVPVPEARPRVDEGGTVEVRAGDTTGACGTPLTRTGGTTTGERVFRPVPAYVPPTEERDDRANAEATPGADLPPVSADLDAVNPNTIAPGIKVPSLSAAFARALKRDPKRCTEDLRRLSHRTTASQRSEKFNMEDYIRAGVRAGASESQMRQTLAAFAANKASLKNQKHLAIIDYSDRSTAKRLFILDLETNKVKSYHVAHGKGSDPNGRGRATKFGNVHESKRTSLGCYVAGGTYDGTNGRSLILHGLEQGVNDNACARSIVMHGADYVGGSPGRSYGCPAVKHKDRKEVFNKLGNGGLICSFNGDDRS, encoded by the coding sequence ATGAGAAATCAGAGCTGGGCACTCTTCTTCTTGATGATCTTCACGCTGGGTCTTGGCCACCTTCCCGCCGACGCGGAAGCCGCGCGCAACCGTCGGCAAACCCGCATCAAAAAAATCCCCGTCCCCACACCCCGCCCGACACGTTACGCGCAGCTCCCCCGCCGGGTTCCCGTCCCCGAAGCCCGCCCCCGGGTGGATGAGGGCGGCACCGTCGAAGTGCGCGCCGGAGACACGACCGGCGCCTGCGGCACTCCGCTCACCCGCACTGGAGGAACGACCACGGGCGAACGCGTCTTCCGCCCGGTCCCCGCTTACGTTCCCCCGACGGAAGAGCGCGACGACCGCGCCAACGCGGAAGCGACCCCCGGCGCGGACCTGCCGCCCGTCTCGGCGGATCTCGATGCCGTGAATCCGAATACGATCGCTCCCGGAATCAAAGTCCCGAGCTTGTCGGCCGCCTTCGCCCGCGCGCTCAAACGCGACCCGAAACGCTGCACCGAGGACCTCCGCCGTCTGAGTCACCGTACGACGGCCAGCCAACGTTCGGAAAAATTCAACATGGAAGACTATATTCGCGCCGGGGTCCGTGCGGGCGCCAGCGAATCCCAGATGCGGCAAACCCTCGCCGCATTCGCGGCGAATAAAGCGTCACTGAAAAACCAGAAACACTTGGCGATCATCGACTATTCCGATCGCTCGACCGCGAAGCGACTGTTCATTTTGGATCTCGAAACGAACAAAGTGAAATCCTACCACGTCGCCCATGGCAAAGGCTCGGATCCGAATGGCCGCGGCCGCGCGACGAAGTTCGGTAACGTTCACGAATCGAAACGCACGTCGCTCGGTTGCTACGTCGCGGGCGGAACCTACGACGGAACCAACGGACGCTCGCTGATCCTGCACGGCCTGGAGCAAGGCGTGAACGACAATGCGTGTGCCCGCTCCATCGTCATGCACGGTGCCGACTACGTCGGTGGAAGCCCCGGCCGCAGCTACGGCTGCCCGGCGGTGAAACACAAAGACCGCAAAGAGGTCTTCAACAAACTCGGCAACGGTGGACTCATCTGCTCGTTCAACGGCGACGATCGCAGTTAA
- the sohB gene encoding protease SohB, producing MSEVLIFAAQALIIFLVIAGLIVLLAMMIARGSASSDLEVTALDEKWKDLKFFMNSFVLDKDELKAEKKRLKKEKKAESKLPEPEPQGRVFVFRFDGDVKANQVDSLREEINAVIQVAGPQDEAVIVLESPGGMVSGYGLAAAQLLRLRDRGVKVTSCVDQVAASGGYLMAVTSHQILAAPFAILGSIGVVAQVPNFNRLLKRHDIEYKEYTAGEFKRTVSIFGEITPAGEAKFKEQLEETHVQFKDFVHRYRPNLRLEEVATGEYWYGERALQLGLIDAIKTSDDYLFEKLAEKKQILEVKHKQKLPLSEKLAEMVSASVAASIAASSKALTRTLSKEATKPLT from the coding sequence ATGAGTGAAGTTCTGATTTTTGCGGCCCAAGCCCTCATCATCTTTCTGGTCATCGCCGGCCTCATCGTGCTTTTGGCGATGATGATCGCTCGGGGTTCCGCGAGTTCCGATCTCGAGGTCACCGCGCTCGACGAAAAGTGGAAGGACCTGAAGTTCTTCATGAACTCCTTCGTTCTCGATAAGGACGAACTCAAAGCCGAGAAAAAACGCCTCAAAAAAGAGAAGAAAGCCGAAAGCAAATTGCCCGAGCCCGAACCTCAGGGACGGGTTTTCGTTTTTCGTTTCGACGGTGACGTGAAGGCCAATCAGGTCGATTCACTTCGTGAAGAGATCAACGCGGTCATTCAGGTCGCGGGTCCCCAGGACGAAGCGGTCATTGTTTTGGAATCCCCCGGCGGCATGGTTTCGGGTTACGGCCTCGCGGCCGCGCAACTCTTGCGTCTGCGGGATCGCGGTGTGAAAGTAACAAGCTGTGTCGATCAGGTGGCGGCCTCGGGTGGTTATCTGATGGCTGTCACCTCGCATCAGATTTTGGCGGCCCCGTTCGCGATCCTGGGATCCATCGGCGTGGTGGCTCAGGTTCCCAATTTTAACCGACTCTTAAAACGCCACGACATCGAATACAAAGAGTACACGGCGGGCGAGTTCAAACGCACGGTCAGCATCTTCGGCGAGATCACTCCTGCCGGCGAGGCGAAATTCAAAGAGCAACTCGAGGAAACTCACGTTCAATTCAAGGATTTCGTGCATCGCTATCGCCCCAATCTCCGACTGGAGGAGGTCGCCACGGGCGAATACTGGTATGGCGAGCGCGCCCTGCAGCTGGGATTGATTGATGCCATAAAAACTTCGGATGACTATCTGTTCGAAAAACTGGCCGAGAAAAAGCAGATCCTCGAAGTGAAGCACAAGCAGAAGCTTCCGCTCTCGGAGAAACTTGCTGAAATGGTCAGCGCTTCCGTCGCCGCCTCGATTGCGGCCTCATCCAAGGCTCTGACGCGGACCTTATCAAAAGAAGCAACAAAACCGCTCACCTAG
- a CDS encoding dipeptide ABC transporter ATP-binding protein: MNESAPLLEVRNLKKYFPVRKGLLLRHVNDVRAVDDITFDLRRGETLGLVGESGCGKSTLGRAIIRLYEPTSGEVKFQGRDFLKVGGKDLRQMRRDVQMIFQDPMAALDPRMTVAQILAEPFDIHGILNSEQRKAKVRSLLETVGLKAYHANRYPHEFSGGQKQRICIARALALEPQLIICDEPVSALDVSIQAQILNLMKELQQKFGLTYLFISHDLSVIEHVCDRIAVMYLGKIVELADREELFRNPKHPYTQALIRAIPRIGEGKKKFSRSLKGEVPSPLNPPTGCHFHPRCPHVMDRCKVERPALVDVGRDASPLVDAEGFRTSAGLPPTVGLPHAAACFLNEKTLNPNPRPSA; encoded by the coding sequence ATGAACGAATCGGCGCCTCTTCTTGAGGTGCGGAACTTAAAAAAATACTTCCCGGTCCGTAAAGGTCTGCTGCTTCGTCACGTCAACGACGTGCGCGCGGTGGACGACATCACCTTCGATCTGCGCCGCGGGGAAACCCTAGGCCTGGTCGGCGAATCCGGTTGCGGCAAATCGACGCTCGGTCGCGCGATCATCCGTCTGTACGAGCCCACCTCGGGCGAAGTGAAATTTCAGGGGCGCGATTTCCTGAAAGTGGGTGGGAAAGATCTGCGGCAGATGCGCCGGGACGTCCAGATGATCTTCCAAGATCCGATGGCGGCGCTCGACCCGCGCATGACGGTCGCCCAGATTCTGGCCGAGCCTTTCGACATCCACGGCATTTTGAATTCCGAACAGCGCAAAGCCAAAGTCCGCTCGCTGCTGGAAACGGTGGGCCTGAAGGCCTACCACGCGAACCGCTATCCGCACGAATTCTCGGGCGGACAAAAGCAACGCATCTGCATCGCGCGCGCGCTCGCCCTGGAACCCCAGCTCATCATCTGCGACGAGCCCGTCTCGGCACTCGATGTGTCCATCCAGGCGCAGATCCTGAACCTGATGAAAGAACTGCAGCAGAAATTCGGGCTGACGTATCTGTTCATCTCGCACGATCTGTCGGTCATCGAGCACGTCTGCGACCGCATCGCCGTCATGTATCTCGGTAAGATCGTGGAGCTTGCGGACCGCGAAGAGCTGTTCCGCAACCCGAAGCATCCCTACACCCAGGCGCTCATCCGCGCGATCCCGCGCATCGGCGAAGGGAAAAAGAAGTTCTCGCGCTCGCTGAAAGGCGAAGTGCCCAGTCCTTTGAATCCGCCGACGGGCTGCCACTTCCACCCGCGCTGCCCGCACGTGATGGACCGCTGCAAAGTGGAACGCCCCGCGCTCGTCGATGTGGGTCGGGATGCAAGCCCGCTCGTGGATGCGGAAGGTTTCCGGACCTCGGCGGGTCTTCCGCCGACCGTGGGGCTTCCCCATGCGGCCGCTTGTTTTTTGAACGAGAAGACCTTGAACCCGAACCCACGCCCGAGCGCGTAG